From Panicum hallii strain FIL2 chromosome 2, PHallii_v3.1, whole genome shotgun sequence, a single genomic window includes:
- the LOC112881657 gene encoding protein MATERNALLY EXPRESSED GENE 1-like has translation MPREQAHCIHKNTNPSSHDHKEFLQFPSNMEKHTKNALVFLSLLLLGYFAAHAQGQGVGEAGAPVSARPEDDDSRARCAYGELRPCRDHKCWCCINGRSAGKCFATQSECSQACF, from the exons ATGCCAAGGGAGCAAGCACACTGCATACACAAGAACACAAACCCTTCTAGCCACGATCACAAAGAATTCCTTCAGTTTCCTTCCAACATGGAGAAGCACACAAAGAACGCCCTGGTGTTTTTGTCGCTCCTTCTTCTTGGGTACTTCGCGGCTCATGCGCAGG GCCAAGGCGTCGGCGAAGCAGGCGCTCCAGTTTCCGCTCGACCAGAAGATGACGATTCACGAGCACGATGTGCCTATGGAGAGCTTCGTCCATGCAGGGATCACAAGTGCTGGTGCTGCATCAATGGCCGCAGTGCGGGGAAATGTTTTGCGACACAGTCTGAGTGCAGCCAGGCCTGTTTCTGA